A single Plasmodium knowlesi strain H genome assembly, chromosome: 13 DNA region contains:
- a CDS encoding ATP-dependent RNA helicase DBP4, putative, with amino-acid sequence MNMSGKNRGKPIPKNKIFNKNYGNKVKKNRKGNQGRNNDGKNHVDERAQLQKDIDEKLEALVEENKRKQYEEQWKSHFRKGDHTCDNSQNGGNEEDESNTTGNSNHNDDKKKEKNNKVYKNNLTIIDKNVLTEHEFKALPISKRTLRALDENNFVHMTNIQAVSIPIVLLNKHIYAQAQTGTGKTLCFCVPLVEKLYRNSIDNYNRILGGLIITPTRELVFQIFEVLNMLNKYHKLNICCAIGGKDEEREKSIFSYANIIVCTTGRLLYHLENNYYCNLDYLSTLVIDEIDKLIDSSFYDNLKNILLYKPKENCQICLFSATICKFLSIILRTFNIKDYEYVSINDNDKYIESNNVKQIYIECDIYSKINYLYTFLFSKKNKKIIVFFSTCKQVRFMYEVFRKIKVGVMKFLQLHGKLKQTSRLNTYHFFSKKRNFVCLFTTDIACRGLDFASVDWVIHFDFPENVETFIHRSGRTGRFTNVGNSLIFLTTEIDNKKIFLNVLKENNIEIKEKFIKKNKLFDINNKIHSLNAAFVDIKYLAKKALIIYLRHLYIVMKFKDIKKLNLNQLAYSYGLIEFSSSMMEELNIDEHQKVEVKKKRSRFEKFMEILKRKKLKGGSTPMEGEKNQGDVPTHEPDGRQDTDDNSPRDAAQLPDLGAQEEEDLFIKKEAHIEEDCPVMLPTQKRKKRVKVAKTLSKSVLYDDNGNEINDDGVKLKILVNELNEDTKDDVQGTESEHDSDDDGEGKDQYEGCDKNAGATPGGNTYIQLLREKIQKENEKRRMSKLRYEDASEHPNNSEEYSDDATDSPTGESDESGSSQSDELSGEKLEGRKDNHTVKRKKALLNKGKLNATPEENENEDISDLESKVMQFL; translated from the exons atgaacatgtcAGGTAAAAATAGGGGGAAGCCAATTccaaagaacaaaatttttaacaaaaactATGGAaacaaagtgaagaagaacaggaaaGGAAACCAGGGGAGGAACAATGATGGGAAGAACCACGTCGACGAGAGAGCCCAGTTGCAGAAAGATATCGATGAAAAGTTAGAAGCTCTTgttgaggaaaataaaagaaaacaataCGAAGAACAATGGAAAAGCCACTTTAGAAAAGGCGACCACACCTGTGATAACTCCCAAAACgggggaaatgaagaagatgaaagcAACACTACTGGAAATAGCAACCACAATGAtgataagaagaaagaaaaaaataataaggtttataaaaataatctaACGATTATAGACAAAAATGTTCTGACAGAGCACGAGTTTAAGGCATTGCCAATAAGTAAAAGAACATTAAGAGCGCTAGACGAAAACAACTTCGTGCACATGACAAACATACAGGCAGTGTCTATCCCTATCGTTTTGCTAAATAAGCATATCTATGCACAGGCACAAACGGGAACTGGGAAAACGCTATGTTTCTGTGTCCCCCTCGTGGAGAAACTGTACAGAAATAGCATTGACAACTACAATCGAATCTTAGGAGGACTGATAATAACCCCAACGAGGGAGCTCGTGtttcaaatttttgaagTCCTAAATATGTTAAATAAATATCATAAGCTAAATATATGTTGCGCAATAGGCGGGAAGGAtgaagagagagagaaatcCATTTTTAGTTACGCAAACATTATTGTTTGCACAACGGGAAGATTACTATACCACTTGGAAAACAATTACTACTGTAACTTGGACTACTTGAGCACCCTTGTGATTGACGAAATTGATAAATTAATTGATAGCAGTTTTTACGACAatttgaagaatattttgctGTACAAGCCGAAGGAAAATTGCCAAATTTGCCTGTTCTCAGCCACgatttgcaaatttttaagCATCATATTGAGAACCTTCAACATTAAGGACTACGAATACGTCAGCATTAACGACAACGACAAATATATCGAGAGTAACAACGTGAAACAGATCTACATCGAGTGTGACATTTAtagcaaaataaattatttgtaCACTTTCCTGTTTTCcaaaaagaacaagaagattattgtttttttctctacatgTAAGCAAGTTCGATTTATGTATGAAGtgttcagaaaaataaaagttggCGTAATGAAGTTTTTACAACTCCATGGAAAGCTAAAACAAACAAGCCGCTTAAACAcgtaccattttttttctaaaaaaagaaacttcgTCTGCTTATTCACCACCGATATTGCTTGCCGAGGTTTGGACTTTGCCTCTGTAGATTGGGTTATCCATTTTGATTTTCCAGAAAATGTGGAAACCTTCATTCACAGGTCAGGCAGAACGGGAAGATTCACCAATGTGGGAAACAGCCTAATCTTCCTAACCACAGAAATTGATAacaagaaaattttcttaaacgtactaaaagaaaataacatagaaattaaggaaaaatttatcaaaaaaaataagctaTTTGATATTAACAATAAAATACACTCTCTAAATGCTGCCTTTGTCGATATAAAGTATTTGGCCAAAAAGGCTCTCATCATTTATCTGAGGCATTTATATATTGTCATGAAGTTCAAGGACATAAAGAAGCTGAACCTTAATCAGCTGGCATATTCATATGGACTCATCGAATTTTCCTCATCCATGATGGAGGAGTTGAACATAGATGAGCACCAGAAAGtcgaagtgaaaaaaaagaggtctCGTTTTGAGAAGTTTATGGAAAtactaaaaaggaaaaagttgaAGGGGGGAAGTACACCTatggagggggagaaaaatcaAGGTGATGTTCCTACACACGAACCTGATGGTAGACAGGACACGGATGACAACTCCCCACGAGATGCAGCGCAGCTACCAGATTTGGGTGcacaagaggaagaagatttatttattaaaaaggaggCCCATATTGAGGAGGACTGCCCAGTTATGTTACCAACCCAAAAGCGAAAGAAGCGAGTGAAGGTAGCTAAAACGCTAAGCAAGAGTGTGCTCTATGATGACAACGGAAATGAAATCAATGACGACGGGGtgaagttaaaaattttggtaAACGAATTGAATGAAGACACGAAAGACGATGTGCAAGGCACGGAGAGCGAACACGATAGTGACGATGAcggtgaaggaaaagatcAATACGAAGGCTGTGACAAGAACGCGGGTGCTACCCCTGGTGGAAATACGTACATTCAGTTGCTCAGAGAAAAAatccaaaaggaaaacgagaaaagaagaatgagcAAGCTAAGATATGAAGATGCAAGTGAACATCCGAATAACTCCGAGGAGTATTCAGACGACGCCACAGATTCACCCACCGGAGAAAGTGACGAATCGGGAAGTTCCCAGAGTGACGAACTTTCGGGTGAAAAGTTGGAGGGACGTAAAGATAATCATActgtgaaaaggaaaaaggccTTGCTGAATAAGGGAAAACTTAATGCTACTCCcgaggaaaacgaaaatg aagaCATATCCGACTTGGAAAGTAAAGTGATGCAGTTTTTATAG
- a CDS encoding calmodulin, putative, protein MGRTGTIIRESFNIMDQDADGYMNFNELVYALRLIGISTDYRKLYKNNKIIYNVKEYSKIARKELGEVTPHEKLIHTLKKLDKDNTGYLNVDTIIFLVMTMSNVLSDEDCSNFKKFVDPDNKSFISLENFAQKILS, encoded by the coding sequence ATGGGCAGGACAGGTACCATAATTAGGGAGTCGTTCAATATAATGGACCAGGACGCCGACGGCTACATGAACTTCAACGAATTAGTATATGCCCTAAGACTCATCGGAATATCGACCGATTATAGGAAGCtgtataaaaataacaaaatcaTTTATAACGTAAAAGAGTACTCCAAAATAGCAAGGAAGGAGCTAGGAGAAGTGACCCCTCACGAAAAATTAATACacactttgaaaaaattagacAAAGATAACACTGGCTATCTTAACGTAGatacaataatttttttagttaTGACAATGAGCAATGTTTTATCTGATGAGGACTGCAGTAATTTTAAGAAGTTTGTTGATCCGGACAATAAGAGTTTTATATCCTTAGAAAATTTTGCGCAGAAGATACTTTCCTGA